One Mesorhizobium sp. J428 DNA segment encodes these proteins:
- a CDS encoding homoserine kinase, which yields MAVYTDITETELGAFLTGYDLGELRSYRGIAEGSENSNFVLHTGKGEFILTLYEKRVEEVDLPFFLGLMQHLALKGITCPLPVARNDGSLIGRLAGRPAAIITFLEGIWPRRPTAPQCREVGKALAGMHLASADFTLSRPNALSVEGWRKLWAGARERSGEVDTGLKEEIDREFELFAHAWPTDLPSGVIHADLFPDNVFFLGNRLSGLIDFYFACNDFYAYDVATCLNAWCFEKDGAFNITKGAALLSGYESVRPLSSREKDALPVLARGSALRFTLTRLYDWLTIPDGALVQKRDPMEFVRRWRFHRQVASATEYGLIPA from the coding sequence GTTGCGCTCCTATCGCGGCATCGCGGAAGGCTCGGAAAACTCCAATTTCGTGCTGCACACCGGCAAGGGCGAGTTCATCCTCACCCTCTACGAAAAGCGGGTGGAGGAGGTGGATCTGCCGTTCTTCCTCGGTCTGATGCAGCATCTGGCGCTGAAGGGCATCACCTGCCCCTTGCCCGTCGCGCGCAACGACGGCTCTCTGATCGGCCGCCTCGCAGGCCGCCCGGCCGCGATCATCACCTTCCTCGAAGGCATATGGCCGCGCCGTCCGACGGCTCCGCAGTGCCGCGAGGTCGGAAAGGCGCTGGCCGGCATGCATCTGGCGAGCGCGGATTTCACGCTGTCGCGGCCGAACGCGTTGTCGGTGGAGGGATGGCGCAAGCTGTGGGCCGGCGCCCGCGAGCGCTCCGGCGAGGTCGATACGGGATTGAAGGAGGAGATCGACAGGGAATTCGAGCTGTTCGCTCACGCCTGGCCGACGGACCTGCCGTCCGGCGTGATCCATGCCGACCTGTTTCCCGACAACGTCTTCTTCCTCGGCAACAGGCTGTCGGGGCTGATCGACTTCTATTTCGCCTGCAACGATTTCTACGCCTACGACGTCGCAACCTGCCTCAACGCCTGGTGCTTCGAGAAGGACGGCGCCTTCAACATCACCAAGGGGGCGGCCCTCCTGTCCGGCTATGAGAGCGTGCGGCCGCTGTCCAGCCGGGAAAAGGACGCCCTGCCGGTGCTCGCGCGCGGCTCGGCGCTGCGCTTCACGCTGACGCGGCTTTACGACTGGCTGACCATTCCGGACGGCGCGCTGGTGCAAAAGCGCGATCCGATGGAATTCGTCCGCCGCTGGCGCTTCCACCGGCAGGTGGCGTCGGCCACGGAATATGGATTGATCCCCGCATGA
- the rnhA gene encoding ribonuclease HI, translated as MKTVEIFTDGACSGNPGPGGWGAILRFNGTTRELSGGEAETTNNRMELMAAIEALNALKEPCEVLMHTDSKYVMDGISGWIHGWKKRGWKTADNKPVKNVELWQKLDEANRRHKVTWHWVKGHAGHDENERADELARMGMAPFKGKGRTPDPIVAAARTPRLMGNSTRKA; from the coding sequence ATGAAGACGGTCGAGATTTTCACCGACGGCGCCTGTTCGGGCAATCCCGGGCCGGGCGGCTGGGGCGCGATCCTGCGCTTCAACGGCACGACGCGGGAACTGTCGGGCGGCGAGGCCGAGACCACCAACAACCGCATGGAGTTGATGGCGGCGATCGAGGCGCTCAACGCGCTCAAGGAGCCGTGCGAGGTGCTGATGCACACCGACAGCAAATATGTCATGGACGGCATTTCCGGCTGGATTCACGGCTGGAAGAAGCGCGGCTGGAAGACGGCCGACAACAAGCCGGTGAAGAATGTCGAGCTGTGGCAGAAGCTGGACGAGGCGAACCGCCGTCACAAGGTGACATGGCACTGGGTGAAGGGTCACGCCGGCCACGACGAGAACGAACGCGCCGACGAACTCGCGCGCATGGGCATGGCGCCGTTCAAGGGCAAGGGCCGCACGCCCGATCCGATCGTCGCCGCGGCGCGGACGCCGCGGCTGATGGGCAACTCGACCCGCAAGGCTTGA
- a CDS encoding peroxiredoxin: MTIAPGEKLPDATLKTMTDDGAANVSTGDFFAGKKVVLFGVPGAFTPTCSMNHLPGFLENHDAILAKGADAIAVVSVNDVFVMNAWSKSAGNDGKITFLADGSADFAKAVGLDNDLSKAGMGTRYKRFSMIVDDGVVKTLNIEETPGKAEISGAARILEQL, encoded by the coding sequence ATGACCATCGCCCCCGGCGAAAAGCTTCCCGACGCCACGCTCAAGACCATGACCGACGACGGTGCTGCCAATGTCAGCACGGGCGATTTCTTCGCCGGAAAGAAGGTGGTCCTGTTCGGCGTTCCCGGCGCCTTCACGCCCACCTGCAGCATGAACCACCTGCCCGGCTTCCTGGAGAACCACGACGCGATCCTCGCCAAGGGCGCGGATGCGATCGCGGTCGTTTCGGTCAACGACGTCTTCGTGATGAACGCCTGGTCGAAGTCGGCCGGCAATGACGGCAAGATCACCTTCCTCGCCGACGGCAGTGCCGACTTCGCCAAGGCGGTCGGCCTGGACAACGACCTGTCGAAGGCAGGCATGGGCACGCGCTACAAGCGCTTCTCGATGATCGTAGACGACGGCGTGGTGAAGACGCTCAACATCGAGGAAACGCCCGGCAAGGCCGAGATCTCGGGCGCGGCGCGCATTCTCGAACAGCTCTGA
- a CDS encoding protein-disulfide reductase DsbD domain-containing protein translates to MKRIVFSLAIVLSACGFAQAASSDWFETEGARLRLVTEDAASADGRMKGVLEIDLQPGWKTYWKDPGASGIAPQIDVSASINVEDAVFSYPAPKRFREGEEVSTGYVEPVALPLTFEVGDPEKFTAIDADILLGICKEICVPVQARLSVTPGGEAGTVDPVILESYGRLPSAASAEFGLAGLRDDGQSLVADAALPADPQGAELFVVAPKGWLLGVPVLEATGERPAFRIPVIGRPPAAGTVAFDYTLVAGGKAVEGQSSLP, encoded by the coding sequence ATGAAGCGCATCGTTTTCTCCCTTGCGATCGTTCTGTCGGCATGCGGCTTTGCGCAGGCCGCCTCGAGCGACTGGTTCGAGACGGAGGGCGCCAGGCTGCGGCTCGTCACGGAAGATGCGGCTAGCGCGGACGGCCGGATGAAGGGCGTCCTCGAGATCGATCTCCAGCCCGGCTGGAAGACCTATTGGAAGGATCCCGGCGCCTCCGGCATTGCGCCGCAGATCGACGTGTCGGCCAGCATAAATGTCGAAGACGCCGTATTCTCCTACCCAGCCCCGAAACGCTTTCGGGAAGGCGAAGAGGTGTCGACCGGCTATGTCGAGCCGGTCGCCCTGCCCCTCACCTTCGAGGTCGGAGACCCGGAAAAGTTCACGGCGATCGACGCGGACATCCTTCTCGGCATCTGCAAGGAGATCTGCGTGCCGGTGCAGGCAAGGCTGTCGGTCACGCCCGGCGGCGAGGCCGGAACAGTAGACCCGGTCATCCTCGAGAGCTACGGCCGCCTGCCCTCCGCTGCCTCCGCCGAATTCGGCCTGGCGGGCCTGCGCGACGATGGCCAGTCACTCGTCGCCGACGCTGCGCTGCCCGCCGATCCGCAGGGCGCCGAGCTGTTTGTCGTCGCGCCGAAGGGCTGGCTGCTCGGCGTTCCGGTGCTCGAGGCGACCGGCGAGCGGCCCGCGTTCCGCATCCCCGTCATCGGTCGGCCGCCGGCAGCCGGAACGGTCGCGTTCGACTACACGCTCGTCGCCGGCGGCAAGGCGGTCGAGGGCCAATCCTCTCTTCCGTGA
- a CDS encoding YqgE/AlgH family protein, with protein MDILRHNRRPHSGGFLNDQFLIAMPGMKDERFSRAVIYVCAHSEEGAMGLIINQAQQMRFPDLLVQLGVMDETSAIRLPPQTRDFQVRNGGPVDRSRGFVLHSDDYRVDSSLPVAEDICLTATVDILRAISKGRGPRHALMALGYSGWGAGQLEREIIENGWLTCPANPDLLFDTDIDRKYDRVLASIGIDQGRLSHFAGHA; from the coding sequence ATGGACATTCTGCGCCATAACCGGAGACCGCACAGCGGCGGTTTCCTCAACGACCAGTTCCTCATCGCCATGCCGGGCATGAAGGACGAGCGCTTCTCCCGCGCGGTCATCTATGTCTGCGCGCACAGCGAAGAAGGTGCGATGGGCCTGATCATCAACCAGGCCCAGCAGATGCGCTTCCCCGATCTTCTCGTCCAGCTCGGCGTCATGGACGAGACGAGCGCGATCCGCCTGCCGCCGCAGACGCGCGACTTCCAGGTCCGCAACGGCGGCCCGGTCGACCGCAGCCGCGGCTTCGTGCTGCATTCGGACGACTATCGGGTCGACTCCTCGCTGCCGGTCGCCGAGGACATCTGCCTCACCGCGACGGTCGACATCCTGCGCGCGATTTCGAAGGGCAGGGGGCCGCGCCATGCGCTGATGGCGCTTGGCTATTCCGGCTGGGGCGCAGGGCAGCTCGAACGCGAGATCATCGAGAACGGCTGGCTGACCTGCCCGGCCAATCCCGACCTGCTGTTCGACACCGACATCGACCGGAAATACGACCGGGTTCTCGCCTCGATCGGCATCGACCAGGGGCGGCTCAGCCATTTTGCTGGTCACGCCTGA
- a CDS encoding EAL domain-containing protein, whose protein sequence is MLPASAVEIIDISRDDIALDLSKAVEIYRNQGDTFQVSTAPGADGIVRRIEVEASSPRSSGDWGVFALANNTEQQLDRLIVAPHFRLVGSGLIWPDLGSNRIVSITPSEGFALDREESPDSDIFLVTINPGSVVTFVAELASPSLPQVYLWQPDAYKDSVNSYTLFRGIVIGISGLLALFLTILFVVKGTSMFPATAALAWAVLAYISIDFGFLNKVIEIAPGNEQIWRAGAEVSLAATFVVFLFAYLNLNRWHDHFSYGALAWILGLAMIAGVAIFDPAIAAGIARLSFAATAIVGIGLIAYLAASGYDRAIMLIPSWLMVLVWLAGSWLAVTGMLNNDIVQPALGGGLILIILLIGFTVMQHAFAGGGLNQGLFSDMERQALAITGAGDIVWDWDVLRDRVVTRPDVADPLGLASGSLNGPARNWLPALHPEDRDPFRTTLDVVLEHRRGRIQQSFRLRGADGHYHWYSLKARPVIGSDGEIIRCVGTLVDVTEQKKAEERLLHDAIHDNLTGLPNRELFLNRLEAVVAIAKSEENVRPSVFAIDIDRFKHVNESLGMSAGDTILLTIARRLHRLLKPRDSLSRVTGDQFALMVLSEQDPARVAAIADAIRHAISAPITFAKREIVLTASIGLISWTSTQSSAEEMLKDAELAMHQAKRFGGDRIEPFRPAFRSFGSDRLQLESDLRRAIEKGEFRLVYQPIVRLEDRTVAGFEALLRWEHPRRGVIPPSEFIPIAESCGLIVQLGLFAMQQAADDLGAWQKFAGDNPISVSVNLSSRQLLRRDLVSDVRSVLARSSLKPRCLRLELTESLVMDNPEQSAHVLNRLKQLGIGLSLDDFGTGYSSLAYLTRFPFDTIKIDKSFVDDTSPKKNVLLRSMVNMAHDLGLSVVAEGVPDEAAALQLRQMGCEYVQSFAFGSPMTADNAVKLLKEQYSAAQA, encoded by the coding sequence ATGCTTCCGGCAAGCGCCGTGGAAATCATCGACATTTCCCGCGACGACATCGCGCTCGACCTGTCCAAGGCGGTCGAGATCTACCGGAATCAGGGCGACACGTTCCAGGTGTCGACCGCGCCCGGCGCCGACGGCATCGTGCGGCGCATCGAGGTGGAGGCGTCGAGCCCCCGCTCCTCGGGCGACTGGGGCGTGTTCGCGCTCGCCAACAACACCGAGCAGCAGCTCGACCGGTTGATCGTCGCGCCGCATTTCAGGCTGGTCGGCTCCGGCCTGATCTGGCCCGACCTCGGCTCCAACCGCATCGTCTCGATCACGCCGTCCGAGGGCTTCGCGCTCGATCGCGAGGAGAGCCCCGACTCCGATATCTTCCTGGTGACGATCAACCCCGGCTCTGTGGTCACCTTCGTCGCCGAGCTGGCTTCGCCCTCGCTACCGCAGGTCTATCTGTGGCAGCCGGACGCCTACAAGGATTCGGTCAACTCCTACACGCTGTTCCGCGGCATCGTCATTGGGATTTCCGGCCTCCTGGCGCTCTTCCTCACCATCCTGTTCGTGGTCAAGGGGACGTCGATGTTCCCGGCCACGGCCGCGCTCGCCTGGGCGGTGCTCGCCTATATCTCGATCGACTTCGGCTTCCTCAACAAGGTCATCGAGATCGCCCCGGGCAACGAGCAGATCTGGCGGGCGGGCGCCGAAGTGTCGCTCGCGGCCACCTTCGTCGTCTTCCTCTTCGCCTATCTCAACCTCAACCGCTGGCACGACCATTTCAGCTATGGCGCGCTGGCCTGGATCCTCGGCCTCGCCATGATCGCGGGCGTCGCGATCTTCGATCCGGCGATCGCCGCCGGCATCGCACGCCTCTCCTTCGCGGCGACCGCCATCGTCGGCATCGGCCTGATCGCCTATCTGGCGGCCAGCGGATACGACCGCGCCATCATGCTGATCCCGAGCTGGCTGATGGTGCTCGTCTGGCTCGCCGGATCGTGGCTCGCGGTCACCGGCATGCTCAACAACGACATCGTCCAGCCGGCGCTGGGCGGTGGGCTGATCCTGATCATCCTGCTCATCGGCTTCACCGTGATGCAGCACGCGTTTGCCGGCGGCGGACTGAACCAGGGCCTGTTCTCCGACATGGAGCGCCAGGCGCTCGCCATCACCGGAGCCGGTGACATCGTTTGGGACTGGGACGTGCTGCGCGACCGCGTGGTGACGCGGCCCGACGTGGCGGACCCGCTCGGCCTCGCGTCGGGCAGTCTCAACGGTCCGGCCCGCAACTGGCTGCCGGCGCTGCACCCCGAGGACCGCGATCCGTTCCGCACCACGCTCGACGTGGTGCTGGAGCACCGGCGCGGCCGCATCCAACAGAGCTTCCGCCTGCGCGGCGCCGACGGCCACTATCACTGGTACTCGCTGAAAGCGCGGCCAGTGATCGGCTCGGACGGCGAGATCATCCGCTGTGTCGGCACGCTGGTCGACGTGACCGAGCAGAAGAAGGCCGAGGAGCGCCTGCTCCACGACGCGATCCACGACAATCTCACCGGTCTGCCCAACCGCGAACTGTTCCTCAACCGGCTTGAAGCGGTGGTCGCCATCGCCAAGTCCGAGGAGAATGTCCGCCCGTCCGTCTTCGCGATCGACATCGACCGCTTCAAGCATGTCAATGAGAGCCTCGGCATGTCGGCGGGCGACACGATCCTCCTGACGATTGCGCGCCGCCTGCACAGGCTGCTGAAGCCGCGCGACTCGCTTTCGCGCGTCACGGGCGACCAGTTCGCCCTGATGGTGCTGTCGGAGCAGGACCCGGCCCGCGTGGCGGCGATCGCCGATGCGATCCGGCATGCCATCAGCGCGCCGATCACCTTCGCCAAGCGCGAGATCGTGCTCACGGCCTCCATCGGCCTGATCTCGTGGACCTCGACGCAGAGCTCGGCCGAGGAGATGCTGAAGGACGCCGAGCTTGCCATGCATCAGGCCAAGCGCTTCGGCGGCGACCGCATCGAGCCGTTCCGGCCCGCCTTCCGCTCGTTCGGCAGCGATCGCCTGCAGCTCGAATCCGACCTGAGGCGCGCGATCGAGAAGGGCGAGTTCCGCCTCGTCTATCAGCCGATCGTGCGGCTGGAAGACCGCACCGTCGCCGGCTTCGAGGCGCTCCTGCGGTGGGAACACCCGCGCCGCGGCGTCATCCCGCCGTCCGAATTCATCCCTATCGCCGAGAGCTGCGGCCTGATCGTCCAGCTCGGCCTGTTCGCCATGCAGCAGGCGGCCGACGACCTCGGAGCCTGGCAGAAATTCGCCGGAGACAACCCGATCTCCGTGTCGGTGAACCTGTCGAGCCGCCAGCTGCTGCGCCGCGACCTCGTTTCCGACGTGCGCTCCGTGCTTGCCCGTTCGAGCCTCAAGCCACGCTGCCTGCGGCTGGAGCTCACCGAGTCGCTGGTGATGGACAACCCGGAGCAGTCGGCCCATGTGCTGAACAGGCTCAAGCAGCTCGGCATCGGCCTTTCGCTCGACGATTTCGGCACCGGCTATTCGTCGCTCGCCTACCTTACCCGCTTCCCCTTCGACACGATCAAGATCGACAAGAGCTTCGTCGACGACACCAGTCCGAAGAAGAACGTGCTGCTGCGCTCGATGGTGAACATGGCGCACGACCTCGGCCTGTCGGTCGTGGCGGAGGGCGTGCCGGACGAGGCGGCTGCGCTGCAGCTGCGCCAGATGGGTTGCGAATATGTCCAGAGCTTCGCCTTCGGCTCGCCGATGACGGCCGACAATGCGGTCAAGCTGCTGAAGGAACAGTATTCAGCCGCTCAGGCGTGA
- a CDS encoding GNAT family N-acetyltransferase translates to MFALPFFRQPKPTLAGQKVTLRPPVTSDYGQWAALRRESQHFLSPWEPKWAADELDRGAWRQRMRRYREEMAQGSGIPFLIFEKSTGKLAGGITLGNIRHGVAQSGQIGYWMGVGHAGKGYMHEAVDLVVRFGFETLRLHRIEAACIPSNDRSIRVLEKAGFRREGLLRSYLRINGAWQDHLLYALIAGDGGSKQEQG, encoded by the coding sequence ATGTTCGCGCTGCCCTTCTTCCGTCAGCCGAAGCCGACGCTTGCGGGCCAGAAGGTTACATTGCGCCCCCCGGTCACGTCCGACTACGGGCAGTGGGCAGCACTTCGCCGGGAAAGCCAGCACTTCCTCTCGCCCTGGGAACCCAAATGGGCTGCCGACGAGCTTGACCGTGGCGCCTGGCGCCAGCGCATGCGCCGGTATCGCGAGGAGATGGCGCAGGGCAGCGGCATACCCTTCCTCATCTTCGAGAAGTCCACGGGAAAGCTCGCGGGCGGCATCACGCTCGGCAACATCCGCCACGGCGTCGCGCAATCCGGGCAGATCGGCTACTGGATGGGGGTCGGCCATGCCGGCAAGGGCTACATGCACGAGGCCGTCGACCTCGTCGTCAGGTTCGGTTTCGAGACGCTCAGGTTGCACCGGATCGAGGCTGCCTGTATTCCCAGCAACGATCGTTCGATCCGCGTGCTTGAAAAAGCCGGATTCCGGCGTGAAGGACTTCTGCGCTCCTACCTGCGCATCAACGGTGCCTGGCAGGATCATCTTCTCTACGCGCTCATTGCCGGCGACGGCGGGAGCAAGCAGGAACAGGGCTGA
- a CDS encoding pitrilysin family protein has translation MGVEVSRLSNGLTVATENLPHIETVALGVWVKSGARDERPEEHGMAHLLEHMAFKGTSRRSAWRIASEIENVGGEINAATSVETTSFYARVLQDDVPLAIDILADILTDSSFDPDELEREQHVILQEIGAAHDTPDDIVFDRFTEVAFRNQTIGRSILGTPTTVESFTSANIRDFLERQYAADRMVVVAAGAVDHDEFVKLVERHLGSFRATCTSKPAAVAAYTGGDFREVRDLQDAQIILGFEGRAYHVRDFYASQLLSMILGGGMSSRLFQEVREKRGLCYSVYAFHWGFSDTGLFGVHAATGQADIAELVPVIMDELRKAGETISEEELNRARAQYRAGLLMSRESAASRASQIARQIMLYGQPIVMDELLERLSKITTERLTDLSSRLFSSTPTVAGIGPISGLASYDAIRDTLVGPSPLLRKIAV, from the coding sequence ATGGGCGTTGAGGTAAGCCGTCTGTCGAACGGCCTGACGGTTGCAACCGAAAACCTGCCCCACATCGAAACGGTAGCGCTGGGCGTCTGGGTCAAGTCCGGCGCGCGCGACGAACGTCCCGAAGAGCACGGCATGGCGCACCTGCTCGAGCACATGGCCTTCAAGGGCACGTCGCGACGCTCCGCCTGGCGTATCGCCTCCGAGATCGAGAATGTCGGCGGCGAGATCAACGCCGCGACCAGCGTCGAGACGACCTCCTTCTATGCCCGCGTGCTGCAGGACGACGTGCCGCTGGCGATCGACATCCTGGCCGATATCCTGACCGACTCCTCTTTCGATCCGGACGAACTCGAACGCGAACAGCACGTGATCCTGCAGGAGATCGGTGCCGCGCACGACACGCCGGACGACATCGTATTCGACCGCTTCACCGAGGTCGCGTTCCGTAACCAGACGATCGGCCGTTCCATCCTCGGGACGCCGACGACTGTCGAGTCCTTCACCTCGGCGAACATCCGCGACTTCCTGGAGCGCCAGTATGCGGCCGACCGCATGGTCGTGGTTGCCGCGGGCGCGGTGGACCATGACGAGTTCGTCAAGCTGGTCGAAAGGCATCTCGGCAGCTTCCGGGCGACCTGCACCAGCAAGCCGGCGGCAGTCGCCGCCTATACCGGCGGCGATTTCCGCGAGGTGCGCGACCTGCAGGACGCGCAGATCATCCTCGGCTTCGAGGGACGCGCCTATCACGTGCGCGACTTCTATGCCTCGCAGCTCCTCTCCATGATCCTCGGCGGCGGCATGTCGAGCCGCCTCTTCCAGGAAGTTCGCGAAAAGCGCGGCCTCTGCTACTCCGTCTATGCCTTCCACTGGGGCTTTTCCGACACGGGGCTGTTCGGCGTGCATGCAGCGACGGGCCAGGCGGATATCGCCGAGCTCGTTCCTGTAATCATGGACGAGCTGCGCAAGGCCGGCGAGACCATTTCCGAGGAAGAGCTCAACCGCGCGCGCGCCCAATATCGCGCAGGTCTGCTGATGTCGCGCGAGAGCGCGGCAAGCCGCGCCTCGCAGATCGCCCGGCAGATCATGCTCTATGGCCAGCCGATCGTGATGGACGAGCTTCTGGAGCGTCTCTCGAAGATCACCACCGAACGGCTCACCGATCTGTCCTCGCGCCTGTTTTCGTCGACCCCCACGGTGGCCGGCATCGGCCCGATCAGCGGACTGGCGTCCTACGACGCGATCCGCGACACGCTTGTCGGCCCTTCGCCGCTGCTGCGGAAAATCGCCGTCTGA
- the thrC gene encoding threonine synthase — MKFVSTRGEAPILGFSDALLAGLARDGGLYLPQSWPTFSAADIRAMRGLSYPDLAIRLLTPFVGGEIPQVTFAKIVREAYATFRHDAVCPIVQHGRDSYLLELFHGPTLAFKDVAMQLLARLMDHVLAERGQRATIVGATSGDTGGAAIDAFAGRERTDIFILFPNGRVSPVQQRQMTTSGASNVHAVAVEGNFDDCQALVKGMFNDHAFRDRAMLSGVNSINWGRIMAQIVYYFSSALSLGVPDRAVSFTVPTGNFGDIFAGYAAKRMGLPVDRLVIATNDNDILTRTLASGTYETRGVVPTTSPSMDIQVSSNFERLLFEAAGRDAAAVRGYMDRLKQSGAFTIADGHLAAIRSEFDAGRSSMAETAETMKSILSRNSYLLDPHSAIGVRVAQGRTGASPMVVLATAHPAKFPDAVKSATGIAPALPEWLSDLMTRPENYKVLPSDLKMIEDYISARSRAAAERV, encoded by the coding sequence ATGAAATTCGTCAGCACCCGGGGCGAGGCTCCCATTCTCGGCTTTTCCGACGCGCTGCTTGCCGGGCTGGCGCGCGACGGTGGCCTCTACCTGCCGCAGAGCTGGCCGACCTTCTCCGCCGCCGACATCCGCGCCATGCGCGGCCTCTCCTACCCCGACCTCGCGATCCGCCTTCTGACGCCCTTCGTCGGCGGCGAGATCCCGCAGGTCACCTTCGCGAAGATCGTGCGCGAGGCCTATGCCACCTTCCGCCACGACGCCGTCTGCCCGATCGTGCAGCACGGCCGCGACAGCTACCTGCTGGAACTGTTCCACGGCCCCACCCTCGCCTTCAAGGACGTGGCGATGCAGCTGCTCGCCCGGCTTATGGACCATGTGCTGGCCGAGCGCGGCCAGCGGGCGACCATCGTCGGCGCCACGTCAGGCGATACTGGCGGGGCGGCGATCGACGCCTTTGCGGGGCGCGAGCGCACCGACATCTTCATCCTGTTCCCCAACGGCCGCGTCTCGCCGGTGCAGCAGCGCCAGATGACGACCTCCGGCGCATCCAACGTCCATGCGGTCGCGGTCGAGGGCAATTTCGACGACTGCCAGGCGCTGGTGAAGGGCATGTTCAACGACCATGCCTTCCGCGACCGGGCGATGCTGTCGGGCGTGAACTCGATCAACTGGGGCCGGATCATGGCCCAGATTGTCTATTACTTCTCCTCGGCGCTGTCGCTCGGCGTGCCGGACCGCGCCGTCTCCTTCACCGTGCCGACGGGCAATTTCGGCGACATCTTCGCCGGATACGCCGCCAAGCGGATGGGTCTGCCGGTCGATCGGCTGGTCATCGCCACCAACGACAACGACATCCTGACCCGCACCCTGGCGAGCGGAACCTACGAGACCCGTGGCGTCGTCCCAACGACCTCGCCCTCGATGGACATCCAGGTCTCGTCCAACTTCGAGCGGCTTCTGTTCGAGGCAGCCGGCCGCGACGCCGCCGCGGTGCGCGGCTACATGGACAGGCTGAAGCAGTCGGGCGCATTCACCATCGCCGACGGACATCTGGCGGCGATCCGCTCCGAGTTCGACGCGGGCCGCTCTTCGATGGCTGAGACGGCCGAGACGATGAAGTCGATCCTGTCTCGCAATTCCTACCTCCTTGATCCGCACAGCGCGATCGGGGTGCGTGTGGCGCAGGGACGGACGGGCGCATCGCCCATGGTCGTTCTGGCGACTGCCCATCCGGCCAAGTTCCCCGACGCGGTGAAATCGGCTACGGGTATCGCTCCCGCCCTGCCTGAATGGCTGTCCGACCTGATGACGAGGCCCGAAAACTACAAGGTGCTTCCCTCGGACCTGAAAATGATAGAAGACTATATATCCGCCCGGTCCAGAGCCGCTGCGGAGCGTGTCTAG
- a CDS encoding HAD family phosphatase yields the protein MPQPDLVIFDCDGVLVDSEVIAARVDAELITAAGFPIEAEEVAERFAGLTFHDILLEVEKLSAVPLQASLIDEERKLLDARIAREIRAIDGAREAVARVEAPRCICSNSTLDRLDMMLTKTGLKPLFGDRIFSSRAIPEARPKPAPDVFLYAAKMLNADPENTFVLEDSVHGVHAARAAGMRVIGFTGASHSYPGHADRLTEAGAETVIRRLADFQTVLAALSEWAE from the coding sequence ATGCCCCAGCCAGATCTCGTCATCTTCGATTGCGACGGCGTGCTCGTCGATTCCGAAGTGATCGCCGCCCGCGTCGACGCGGAGCTGATCACCGCGGCCGGGTTTCCCATCGAGGCGGAGGAGGTGGCCGAGCGCTTTGCGGGCCTGACGTTCCACGACATCCTCCTGGAGGTCGAGAAGCTCTCGGCGGTTCCCCTGCAGGCCTCGCTGATCGACGAAGAGCGCAAGCTGCTCGACGCGCGCATCGCGAGGGAGATCCGCGCGATCGACGGCGCGCGCGAGGCGGTTGCGCGCGTCGAAGCCCCGCGCTGCATCTGCTCGAACTCGACGCTCGACCGGCTGGACATGATGCTGACGAAGACCGGGCTGAAGCCGCTGTTCGGCGACCGCATCTTCTCCTCGCGCGCCATTCCCGAGGCGAGGCCCAAGCCCGCGCCGGACGTCTTCCTCTATGCGGCGAAGATGCTGAACGCCGATCCGGAGAACACCTTCGTCCTGGAAGACTCTGTCCACGGCGTGCATGCGGCGCGCGCGGCCGGCATGCGGGTGATCGGCTTCACCGGTGCATCGCACAGCTATCCGGGACATGCCGACCGGCTCACGGAAGCCGGCGCGGAGACGGTCATTCGCCGTCTCGCCGACTTCCAGACCGTGCTGGCGGCGCTGTCCGAATGGGCCGAGTGA